From Candidatus Xianfuyuplasma coldseepsis:
TTTTCGCCATTGTCCTAGGGTTGGCTTTTGGGTGTAGCAATGTGAAAGATGAGAATGTTACACCACAACTAGAAAACGGTGAAGACGTATACTTGACCGTTGGCGACATTACCGTTACAAATCAAGATCTTTGGGATTTAATGAAGATTACCGACGGTGTAAACTATTTAGAAAAATACATTCAAGAAAGCTTGTTGGCAGATTATATTGCTGACGTAACCGATGAAGAAATCGAACAAGCTCGTATTGAACAAATCTACAATACCAAAAACGAGGACGTTATTGCCGAATTACAAGCAGATGAAGAAGCTAATACCCAATTGATTTTAGCGTTTGAACAATCAATGATTCTTCAAGGATTGGATCCAACGAGTGATGAAGATTTACGGAACTACTTCCAGTTAACCGTAGCCGTAAAGAATTATACCCGTGATTTCATTGAAGCACGTACCGATGAAAGTTCACTATACATTAGTGATGAAGACGTACAAGACTACTATGAAGACCAAACCAAAGGAACTGTTTGTGCATTGCCCATTCGTTTCAGTAGCTGGAATGAAGCAAACGCTGTCTTTGATCAATTCTTGCTCGTACCGAATTATGAAGACAATGATGTATGGGGAGACTACTTTGGAACCGAAGACATCACGTCATTAGGAACATCCGAATTTGATTCCACCAACACACAAGTCTTAACGGATGAAGAAACATTCGCCAAATTCATTGATTTGTACAACTTCATGAATCCAACCAAAGAACAACTGGATAACACAACGGCAATTGCTGACTTGTGTACAACATACGATGGATTTGAATTTGATTATGCAGAGTTAAACGATGACGTATTTGGTACAAGCGGACAAGCAACCTTAGCCGATACATTATGGAATGACTTAACCGATGGTAGTGATGAAGAAAGTACAAAACCGCGTTATACGGCGGATGTCGAAGTCATCGAAGGATACCAAGTGTTATTGTACAAAGTTTCTGAAGAAGATGTAACTGCATATGCAGACTTGGATCAAGCAACCAAAGATGCGCTGTATGATGAATTATTAGAAGACAGTATTACGTCTGGGAATATCACCACAGCGATTGAAGATAAAAAAGCTGAACAAGAGTTGGAGATTTTTGATCCAATCCTAAAATTACAATATTTCTACACCAACGGTGAAGAATACGATAATAAAGGTAGCGAAACATTAGTCGCTACATACGGGGATATGGATATTACGGCACAAGAATTGTTCGATTACATGGAAGATACACTGGGTGTATACTATTCTATGGAAATGATCAAAGTGGATTCCTTACTCTATAGTGATGTCTACACATCGATTTATGGAGATGACTATGATTTCTTAAACAGTGATAATGAAACCATGGTCGAACACCGCGATCAATTACGTCAAATGAAAGCGGCGTTCAGCGGTGATCAATATGCAACATATGGATTCAGTAGTAGTGATTATACCTGGGAAGAATTCCTTGTTGTTGCCTTTGGGTCAACCACTGAATCCGACGTTCTCTTAAACGTATACGTGATGGCAAACTTACAACCATTCGCCGTGGAAGATATGATTGAGTATGATCGTGCTGTAGCCGTGATTCAATCAAAATTTGACAATTACTTAAATCTTGATGCGACCCATCTCCTTCTATACCTAGACAATGATTGGGACTTCGAGCCGGATAGATTCAACGACTATGTCGATGAATTGGACGCTGCCGATTTAACCGAATACAATGATTTAGTCGTTCAATTTGAGGATTTGGTAAAATCCAAAATCAACAATGATGAGTATAGTTTTGAAGACATCGTTAATGAGTACAAAGATTCGCTAATCGATGATGATGACAACGATTGGAAACCATTCAAAGAATATGGATTCTACATCATGACCGAAGATCTTGGAACCATTGATCAAGATTCCTTACTCAACTACGATTCTGACTTCGCTGCTGGTATCGAACGGATTTACAACAGTTTGAAAAACGATCGTGAAGACGACGACACCATTACGGAATTCATCGATAACCAAGTCATTCCATCGGATTTCGGTATTCACTTCGTTATCGCCGAAGCCAACGATTTCTTTGATCGTCCAAGCGCTGCATTCGATAACACCGATACGGATTACATCGATGCCTTCAACAATGAAAACGATCTACCAACACAAGCACAAGTGGAAAAATTCATTGAGTTGAACTGGGCAAGTACCGTGAATGAAACTGTTGATTTCACCATTCCTACTGCAGTGAATGATGCGATTAAAGAATACTATCAAGAAACATGGGATAGTTACTTCACCAGTACAGCTTACACGATTGCTATTACCGAATACTTATTAGAAAACAACGTGACCTACACAACCGATCAAGCGGATAATATTACATTCTTAAACAACATTATCGAAGTATTGTACGAAGTTAACTTCGTGGATGAATACATTACACCTTTAGAAGACTAAATACAAAACAAAAACCTCACATCTGAGCGATGTGAGGTTTTTTTATTTTAATTTCGATTTGTAATATTTTTCGCGATCTAGTACCGGAATTGGTGACGTGAATTCTCCTTCTTCCGTTTGATCCAGTGTTTCTTGTAAAACGGTCATCTTCGAATCGATGTTATCAATGAAATGAAGAATCAAGGCTTCGGGAATATTGGTTTTTTTCGGGCTTCCGTAATTGCCATAATAATGATGACTGAGAATCATGTGTTGAAGTAACAATAATTCTTCAGTATGTCGTTTACCAAGTTGTTCGGCAATTACTTCGAGTTCTTTCACCGCCATCGTAATATGGCCAATTAACCGTCCTTCTTTGGTGTATTCCGGTCCAGCGTAATTACTCAGTTCTTCCACTTTACAGATATCGTGCAAGAGAATACCACCAATTAAGAGATCTTTGTTTAAGAACGGATAAACGGCTAGGAATCCATCGGTTAATTTCATCATCGTTGCCGTGTGATACGACAATCCGCCGATATAGGCATGATGAAATTTAGTGGCCGCGGGATAGAGATAGAACGACTGCTTGAATTTTTGATACATCGTGTCTACCAATACTTTAATCGTATCGTTTGAAATACTATCAAGGTACTCTTCAATCGTTGTTTTGATGTCTTCGGTATCAACAGGTGCGTATTCATAGAAGGTTTCCATCAGTTCTTGGCGGCGTTTGAAAGGGATGTCCATTTGATCGATATGGGTAAAGTTTTGAACTTCTAGTTGTTCTTTTTCTTTGAATACAACGGGTTCACTCTCAAAAAAGTATATCGCCCCTGCGACAACTTCTTCGTTCTCATGGATCCGCAATGTATACCCTTCTTTGTCTTCAGCGGTTACCCGGATAGTGTTGGTGTCGTATGTTGTTGTATTGATCGTTTCGATTTTTGCATAGAACGTTGTTAGTTCCATTGGTTTCACCTATTTTCGTTTTAAAATATATGTACTAATTTCATCCACATTGATTTTGGTAAGCAAACGACGAGATCGTTTCCGACCGTCAAAAATGAGGGTGTATTTATCGTCTAAGTTAAAGGTTTCTTTTGTCGTGTTGTTTTTGAAGATGACAATCAGTTTGGTTTCTTCATCTTCTAGCTCGTAGCGTATCGTTCCGGATTCATGGGTATGAATTGTGACATAATCACGTATTTTTGATGGTGCGGTTAAGCGGAACAGGTCGTATTTTTTACGGATTCGAAGCAATTCTTTGACAACGTTGATATCGCGCATGTTTTCGTCAATTAAATCCCAGTTGATTTGATTGATGGAATCGGAGGATTTGTAGGAGTTTTCCACGCCTTGTTTACTGCGGTAAAATTCTTGTCCGCTGTGGATAAACGGTACTCCTTGACTTAAGATGACGATACTCGTTGCGAGTCGTTGACGACGTTTGATTTCATCATCTGTGACGTCTTTACCCAAAGCGATAACGGCTTTGTCATAGAAGGTGTTATTGTCATGGCATTCGACGTAGTTGATCGATTGCGTGGGATAGCGGAATAAGAACTTGTTCATGCAGCTACCCATGATAATATTCTTAATATCATCGAGTTTGGCACTGGATCCGAGGGCATAACCACGTTGTTTGATATCGAAGGTGGCTCCTTTGATCAGTTCACGGGTTTTGTCGTTGAAATGACCGATGTTGAACAGTAAGTGCTTGTTGTACATATGTGCGGCAAAATCATCACCGATTACGGTTGGCATCCGCCATCCTTCCCCATAGACGATGATGTCACTGCGGAAGCGATCAAGTTTTTGACGTAAGGTGTTCATTGTCCGAATATCGAGTAAGCCCATTAAGTCAAATCGGAAGGCATCCATTTTGTATTCTTTGGCCCAAAATAAAATACTATCAATGATGAACTTACGAACCATGCGACGTTCACTGGCAACATCGTTGCCACAGCCACTGCTGTCGGTCATCATACCTTGGTTATCAAAGCGATAGCCATATCCAGGGATAATTTTTTCAAAGGCAAACAATTTATGATTATACACGTGATTGTAGACAACGTCCATTGATACGCGTAAGCCAAGTCCGTGAATATCGTCGATGACTTTGCGTAGTTCATTGATTCGTTTATATGGATCATCGGGATCGGAGGAGAAGGAACCTTCAGGAACATTGTACTGTGCGGGATCGTATCCCCAGTTGTAGGTGTTCTCTGGGTTACGTTCATCAGTGCTACCAAAATCATATACTGGCATCAACTGAATATGGGTGATACCGAGGTCTAGGACATGATCAATCCCAGCGGGATATCCTTCTTTGGTTGTGAGACCTTGTTCGGTGAAACTGGCATATTTGCCAGGGTGGGTTGCTTGTAAGGATGGGTGTTTGGTAAAATCACGAATATGAGTTTCGTAAATCACCGCATCGGTTGGAATCCCACTGAACTTGGGTCGTTGTTGACGCATTTTATACAGTTTGGATTCATCGATGACATAGCTCCATTCACCGTTGGCGTTGGATGACTGTCCATAGGGATCGGTTAATGTATGTTCTTTCCCGTTGACATAGCTGATGTAGCGGTATTTATAGGTTTCGTAATCGCCTTTTAAACGGAGATACCAGACGCCTTGATTGTCGTATTCCATCGGAACAATCTCATGGGTGCCATCGGGACTAAGCAATTCGAGCTTCATGTACTTGGCGACCGGTGTCCAAATTTTAAATTTGGTGCGGTCTTTGCGATAACTACTTCCAAGGTCGGACTGTTCATAATAGTAAATGTCGTCGAACAGTTCGGTACGGACAATCTTACCGGTGAAGAGTTCACTGGTGTTGTTTAAATCGTCATAGATGTGATACATTTGATTCAGTAAAATATAGCCGTCAAAACGGGTAATGTACTTGCGTTCATTGCCAATCATTTCCGAGGAAATAATATCGAGTTCAATTTCTTCGTCGTTGCCGATGACGGTAAACGACTTGACAAAATCATGGCGATAGCTTGTTGGTACTAAGATGGTAATTTGACTAAAATCGTCTAAGTAAGAGTAATACGTCTTATTCATGATCTTCTCCCATTTCGGTTTGGAGTTGGTGTACGCGCTGTAAGGCGAACGGTTTCAATGTATCATAGGTATTTGGCATGTTGTTCATGATTACTTCATACAGTAAGTCATCAATCACAAGGCCGATGATGGATCGTTTTTTTAATGTTGTCAGTTCCAATATGTCTTGTCCTTTAAATGCCAAATCACAGACATCCTTAACCGGCATTTCATCCCACATTCTCAGGATGGCTTGTTCTTGATCGGGATACCCGAGTAGGACATTGATTCGATTGGCCAGTAGACAGGGTTCTAGTTTGTTGGAAAATAGGACAAACTTGTTGAAGGCATCATCTTTGGTGACTTCATGAAGATTCATGACTTGATAAATCAAGCGGATGTCGCGATTGGAAAACCGCCAACGATCGTCAATGTCTTCAAAGATAAAGCCAATGATAAAGAGTTCCAACGGATGAATGTTGATGTCATTCTTTGCGAGGAATTCGATTCCCTTAGTTAGTCCTGGTAGATGGTTATGAACACCCGTCTCTACCATATATAAAAAGGCTTGTTGTTGATGTGGTTCCTGACAGGTTTTGTCAAGTTCCACCATGACTCGTTCAATGGCGATTGTCTCAACCAAAGCTGCGTTGTTGGCAATTGCCGTAACGGTGTCTTCTGCAAGGGTAAACCCGAGTTTACTGACAAAGCGAAAGGCCCGAAGGATCCGGAGTGCATCTTCATGGAATCGTTGATTAGCATCACCAATGGTTCGGAGGATGCGTTTGTCCAAATCGGCTTGGCCATCAATTAAATCAATGATGTGGTCGTTATCATCCATGACGAGGGCATTGACAGTAAAATCACGGCGTTTCAAGTCATCTTCTAGATTGGATGAAAAGGAGACCTTGGATGGATGACGATGATTGTGGTATTCGCTTTCCAAACGATAGGTTGTCACTTCATAGGAAAAACCACCCATAAGGATGGTTACACCACCGAATTTTCTTCCGGTGCGTTTGACATCATCAAATAGTGCGATGACCTGATTCGGTGTGGCACTGGTTGTAATGTCGATATCTTCACAGGAGCGCCCTAAGAGCGTATCCCGAACAAATCCACCCACAAAATACGCTTCGAAATTATTCGCATGAAAAGTACGAAGGATTTGTTTGGCGGTTTCTACGTATAATGACATGATAATCACCAACATAAATTATACACCATTTTGTTGGTGAATTCCATTGTTTCAGCGTTTTTTTTACGGTGATATGCTATAATATAAGTGGTGATAATATGAAGAGTATCCTCAATCGCATCTCAAGCGAAATCATTGAGAAAAAGAGTCTGTTTATCAATTATACGATTCCCATTCGTTCATTGGATCATTTTAAGCAGGAATACCAAGCGATTAAGAAAGAACATCCCGATGCGAATCATCATTGTTATGCGTATATTATTGGTTCAAAACAAGAACACCAAAAATATTATGATGATGGGGAACCCTCACGAACCGCTGGCTTTCCCATGTTAGAAGTTCTACTAAAACAGGATTTAACCGATATTTTAACCGTTACGGTGCGCTATTTTGGGGGTACAAAACTAGGAGCAGGTGGATTGGTACGAGCGTATTCCAAAAGTGTCAGCAACACCTTGCAAGAGGCGAAGTTTTCGTTTTTAAAAGTGTACCAGATAGTTGAAGTAACCATTGATTTTGATCACATCGGTAGCATTGAGCACTTCTTACACAATGACTACACATTAATTCATACCTCATATGATGAACAGGTTCATTATCATGTGGAATTGATAGAGAAAGATGTCAAACGATTCTCTTCCTGGGTTCAAGATCAAACAAAGGGGTCCGCTTCTATATCAATCCTACGAACCATCAAACGCTATGAATAAGGCACAGAACGTCGTCTGTGCCTTTTTGTTTAGAATAGTTCGACTGTCATTTCAATGAGGTGCATAAACGCTCTCGTAAGCAGGTATGTGAAAATGAGAACGGTAAAGATATAGGTTAGTTGAATCTCCCGATTATGACCTTTCTTAAAGAGGAGATCAAATCGGATTGATTTGAACAACTGGAGATTAAACATAAACAGAATAAAGAATAATGCAAGTTCAAATAAAATTAATAAATTATCCATACGTCCTCCTATCCAGTGATATCATCGGGTAAGTTCGGGTCTTTTGCTTCAACAACAATAATAATGTTGTTGGGTAAGCATGTCAGTGGTGATAACGGTGAGTTTGTCCATCCCTGTGTTTGACAGATGTGTTTGGGACTTTCCTCGTCGATGACACGAACCCGTTGCTCACTGTATTCAATATAAACCCCATAGGGGTTTGATCCGAGTACATGAAAGATGTCGTTCTCTTCGTCAATGTTGATAACTCGGTCTTCATTAAAAATTTTATAATTACCATCTTCAAGTTCGATCTCGACAATTTTCTCATTATTATAGTAGACTATAGCGACACCGTCCACTAATGCATTGTCATTTGTGACTTGGCGGAAAATGAGGAAGCTTGAGACCGCCACAATGAGGATGACAGCGATTAAAATCCAGTCTGATTTATGCATAATATCACCTAACTACGTTCTTATCTCATTATACCATAAGTGATGTAATTTTGAGATTCTTTTACGTCTCGTTTTCGCTTTTTTTATTAACAATATTTACTTTACTTTGTAAACTGCTTCTAAATTGTAATAGTTTCTAAACAAACTATATTTTATATGCTTTAGTTTGATTACGAACTACCGTTTATTGGCTTAACAAAAGTCTTAAACAGTTCCAAATTTGTTTGACAATTAACTAAATTTTAACTATAATATGTGTGGTAATAAAAAATAATTTAGGAGGACAAAATGAAAAAATTACTATTGGTTTTTGCAGCATTTGCATTAACGTTTGCACTTAGTGCATGTGGGGAAGAAGGACTTCCAGAACTTCCAGATGAAGTAACAATGGATAATATTGATGACTTTTTAGGTCGTCCAGATGTACAATATGTAGACGTACGTGATTTCGACGAAAGAATGTTTTCTGGTTACATCCAAGGTTTCGAAGTTATCCCTTATTTTGATTACTTAAAATATGAAGATATCTTAGTAGACAACGGTGGATGGGTGTACGATGCTGGTGAAGCAAAAAGCGAAACTGCTTTAGAAGCATTATTCGACGACAGCAAAGCTATCTTTATCATGTGTGGTAGTGGAACTCGCGCTGGGTACATTAAAGATGCATTAGAAGCAATCGGATTTGACAATGTATATAACATTGGTGGATACGGAAGCTATGACACAACTAGTGACTTTAACGTAGCTGGCGACAACTCTTATGTCAATGTACCACTTGTTAAAGGTGGATGGGATGAAGGTACCTACTTCGGATTCGATCCAGTTGGATTATACATGGCTACTGTTGTTATCAACAGCCAAGGTGGAATCCAAGCCGTAGCATTTGACGCATTATACGGAGACTCTACCAAACAAATCATAGGTGAAGGTTATGACATGGGTAGATTTAGTGATCCTTATGTAGCAAACTATTGGTTCACACATGCTGACAACTTAGCAGCTGAAGTTGTAGCTAGTCAAGGTTGGTCAAACATTACTTTAGACCAAATGACATTGACTGAAATCGAAGCGGAAGACAGTCTTCCACATCACATCATCGAATTTGATGGTTTAGCAGGTGTTACTGTTGGAGCTGAAGGATTTGTCTATGCATGGAACGATGCCATCTCTCAAGCAAGCGATAGCGATCTTGGTGTTGTAGACACAGAATTAACAAACGAAGAATGGTTATTATTACACGCTGATTGGAAAGCATATGGATGGACATTGAGCCTTGATGGAGATGATCATGTATTTGAATTCTCTGGAACCGATGCAAATCAATTCTGGAACAACAATGCACAATACCCAATCGATCCTGCACTAGATGCAACTGCTACAAGTGTTGATGTAACATTAACAGCACCAGAACAAGGATTCATGTTAAAAATTGAAATTACTGGTGGAGCAAACTTAGAAGTACCATTCACAGGTACTGGTGCAGAACAAGTTGTCAGTATCCCACTTGATGGATTTACTGCAGAACAAATTCCACAATTAAATCTTATCGTATTATTCGCAACTACTGTTGATGGAACTGGAACGATTACTGTTCATAGTGTTGATGTGAACTAATTAATAATTCCAAAAAAGTAAAAAAAAGAGGATCTCATAGAGATTCTCTTTTTTTATGAGCAAAACGCAATACATACATGTATTCTATCATTGAGAGCGTGTGTTGCGACACACATCATGCGGATTATCTCTCCCACTAAAAAAGCACTCCAGCTGGAGTGCTTTTAATATTACATTTTAACTTTAACAAATTCCCCGGATTCATCAGGATGCGTTTCCAAATATTCTTTTATCTCGTCACGCATTGCTTGGTCCCCTGGTTTACATTGTGTAAGTTTCGCATCTTCACGCAAGATGGCATCGGCCATTGCGCGACAACCTGGATTTCCACACAGACCACAGTTTTGATTGGGTAATAGATCTGTGATGTCTTGGAGACGTGGGTCTTCTTCAACGTGGAATAAAACACTTGCGCCCCATAGCAATAATGCAAGAGCAATACTAATGACGGTGGTAAGGATAATGACAGGCATTGCTTCTGAGATAAAGCTTTCAAGCAACATCTTAAATCACCCCACTAAAGCCACTGAAGATCATCGCCATGATGAAGGCCGTGATTAAGGCAATGGGAATCCCTTGCCAGTTCTTCTTGAGCGGATAGGCATCCATTTCTTCGCGGATCGCAGAGAATAAGAAGATGACAACGGCATATCCTAAACTAATACCAAGGGCATAGATGGTTGCTTCTACGAAGCTTGGAATTTGGGTTCCTACCATCAATAATTTTTGCGATCCAGCACCATTAACTGTAACGTCAATCGCAACCCCTAGAACAGCACAGTTGGTTGTGATAAGCGGTAAATATACCCCAAGGGCACTGTAGATGGCGGGACTGAACTTCTTAATCACCATTTCGACCAATTGGACAAAGGATGCGATAACTAAAATGAAGACGATGGTCGAGAGGTACTGAATTTCATATTCCACGAGAACATAGAAGTAAATCGCGTAGGCAATCATCGTGGATAGGGTGATGACGAAGGTAACCGCCATCCCCATCGAAAGGGCACTGCTTTTCTTGGTCGATACACCAAGGAAGGGGCAGAGACCGTAGAATTGATTTAAGACAACATTATTAACAAAGATGGCCGCAAAGGCAAGAGCAAATAGTTCCATTATGCTGCCTCACCTCCTTCAAGGTTGCGGAATTTCAGTTTGTTGACTTGGCTGACGAGAATACCGAAGACCAAGAAGGCTCCAGCTGGTGCAACCAAGATTGGGATTTGGAAATCAACAGGAATTAATTGAATCGCCAAGTCACCCCATATGGTAATACTTCCACTACCGAGTAATTCACGGAAGAACGCAATCAACATGATTCCTCCGGTAAATCCAATGGCCATTCCAAGACCATCTAAGACACTACGCCATGGACCGTTTTTCGAAGCGAATGCTTCGGCACGACCTAAGATCAAACAGTTAACAACGATTAAACTTAAGAAGGTTCCAAGTTGTGCGGCAATGTCTTCCATGTAGGCATACATCACCATCTCTAAGATGGTAACGAGCGAAGCGATAACAACAATATAAATTGGAATCCGAACCTCACGTGGTACGGCTTTACGAATTAAGGAAATGATCAAGTTACTGAAGACGAGAACGAAGATAACCCCAATTCCCATCCCAATCGCTTTTTCGACACTACCGGTTACGGCGAGGGTAGGACACATTCCTAAAAACTGAACAAAGGTTGGATTTTGCTTAAAGAATCCAGTAGTGAATACTTCCATATTACTTTTTTGTCGAGCCATTAGTTTGCACCTCCTACAGATTCGGATGTGTGGTAGTCATAGATGTCGGCGATGGATGCTTTCCAGGCTGTGGTTGTCACGGTTGCGCCGGACAATCCATCAAAGTCGCCATTGGCTGCATCCAAGAATGCCAAATCAATGAACTGCGTCCAGTTGGCAGCATCCGCAATTTGACCACCATAACCAGGTGTATCATTCTGTGAGATGACCATGAACTGAACGATGGTATCGCTAAGATCAACCGATAATAGATAGGTAATGTCGTCGGCAAATCCTTCAAAAGTTGCATAATAGACATAACCAATAATTGCATCACTACCATCTTTGGCAGCATATAAGTTTAGAATATTGCTGTCGTAAGAATAGGTTGTATAGACCGATTCAAAGGTTATGGCATCGGGATAGACCGTTTGCAAATTGGCGATACTAGTGTCTCCCGGTACTTCAAAGAGTGGATATTTATTGATGTGGTAATCGACTAGAATCTCAACCGCATCCCGAACTTGAGCGAAGGTTATGGTTGCGCCACCAACTTCATCCAAATCGAGTTCAGCGGTAATCGCATCCCCGATCATTGAAGTATCGTATGCATCATCATAATATCCTTCGACACGATTTTTGGTATCGGTTGTATCAATGAATTGTAGTCCGGTGAAGTTATCATCGGCATCAATCCCAACCATAAACTCAATGTAGGTAATCTCACTATAGGATGCACCGATGGTAATCATGTGGTATACCGTACCAAGGTAGGTATTGCCATTGTACGCATCATACACACCTTCGATGAGTGGGTTGGTTAGTTTACCACCCGTCACATCGACATACTCTGTCGCCGATGCAAATAGTTCATCAAATGCTTTGTCAACGCGTTCGTTATAGGTAAGTTCTTTTTCACCCTCAAATTCCCAACGGTGGTATAATGCCACGAGTTGGAGACTCGATTCAAAGGCGAGTCCAGTTACACTTGCTCCACCAAAGGTATCGACACTAACACCGGTCATATCGGTACTTAGGTTGCCATCAAATTGGCTCCATAAGGTTTCATCATACATTTTTTCAGCACCGTATTCAGCGGTATCACCACTATATAAGGTGATGTATCCAAGCACTTCATTGGTAGTGGTATCATAGGCAATCGCATATTGATTTTCATCGTCTCCGTTGAATCCAACAAAGGATGCTTCGTAGACAACAACAGCATCACCATCGGTAGTATAAATACTAGTGATTCCATAACTGTCGAATGGATTCGTCGGTGTATATTCTGTGATGGTTCCACCGGCAAGTGCTTCAAGTTTTTTCATTTTTACTTGTTCTGGTGTCAGTGGTGTGAAGCCATAGGTATCGAGATGGTAGTTATAGACACTTTGCATCGAGGTTTTCCAATACCCGGTGGTAAAGGTTGCCCCGGCAACGCCATCAAAGTCACCACTTCCAGCTAATTGTATCGACATTCCAGAGAATTGGGCCCACAGGTCTGGGCTCATAAACTCATCTGCCGTCGATGCACTTTCGGCTTGACTTAACATTTCAAAGCCTCCAATGTTTCCTTCTGCATCGACACTCATCATATATTCCAAGTTACTAGCATAACCGCGGAAGGTGACAAAGTAGACATAGCCAACGGCATTGCCACTACTGTCGGTAATTTCTAAGATGCTGGTAATTCCAGCGGTAGCTGCATCGGAGGTTGGCTCCGCAGTTTCCACTTGGTACGTGGGTTCCATCGCGGGGAAAATATCCGATAAGGAATCAATGATTTCTTTCATTTCTTCGGCTTTACGACGAGCAATTTCCTCACTCGTAAATCCTTCGACAACGAAGACAGCAAGACTGAGTCCAACAACGGTGATAAATAACATAAACACGATTTTTAGAGGTTTCATTTTACAAGACACCT
This genomic window contains:
- a CDS encoding electron transport complex protein RnfA, whose amino-acid sequence is MELFALAFAAIFVNNVVLNQFYGLCPFLGVSTKKSSALSMGMAVTFVITLSTMIAYAIYFYVLVEYEIQYLSTIVFILVIASFVQLVEMVIKKFSPAIYSALGVYLPLITTNCAVLGVAIDVTVNGAGSQKLLMVGTQIPSFVEATIYALGISLGYAVVIFLFSAIREEMDAYPLKKNWQGIPIALITAFIMAMIFSGFSGVI
- the rsxE gene encoding electron transport complex subunit RsxE, translating into MARQKSNMEVFTTGFFKQNPTFVQFLGMCPTLAVTGSVEKAIGMGIGVIFVLVFSNLIISLIRKAVPREVRIPIYIVVIASLVTILEMVMYAYMEDIAAQLGTFLSLIVVNCLILGRAEAFASKNGPWRSVLDGLGMAIGFTGGIMLIAFFRELLGSGSITIWGDLAIQLIPVDFQIPILVAPAGAFLVFGILVSQVNKLKFRNLEGGEAA
- a CDS encoding FMN-binding protein, translating into MKPLKIVFMLFITVVGLSLAVFVVEGFTSEEIARRKAEEMKEIIDSLSDIFPAMEPTYQVETAEPTSDAATAGITSILEITDSSGNAVGYVYFVTFRGYASNLEYMMSVDAEGNIGGFEMLSQAESASTADEFMSPDLWAQFSGMSIQLAGSGDFDGVAGATFTTGYWKTSMQSVYNYHLDTYGFTPLTPEQVKMKKLEALAGGTITEYTPTNPFDSYGITSIYTTDGDAVVVYEASFVGFNGDDENQYAIAYDTTTNEVLGYITLYSGDTAEYGAEKMYDETLWSQFDGNLSTDMTGVSVDTFGGASVTGLAFESSLQLVALYHRWEFEGEKELTYNERVDKAFDELFASATEYVDVTGGKLTNPLIEGVYDAYNGNTYLGTVYHMITIGASYSEITYIEFMVGIDADDNFTGLQFIDTTDTKNRVEGYYDDAYDTSMIGDAITAELDLDEVGGATITFAQVRDAVEILVDYHINKYPLFEVPGDTSIANLQTVYPDAITFESVYTTYSYDSNILNLYAAKDGSDAIIGYVYYATFEGFADDITYLLSVDLSDTIVQFMVISQNDTPGYGGQIADAANWTQFIDLAFLDAANGDFDGLSGATVTTTAWKASIADIYDYHTSESVGGAN